From the Acidobacteriota bacterium genome, one window contains:
- a CDS encoding prolyl oligopeptidase family serine peptidase: MNARVFVLLLLMSVTITAQSGTYKYPDAKKGAQADNFFGTTIADPYRWLEDADAPDTRAWIEAENKVTFGYLDQIPERARIEARLTKLWDYERYSAPSREGDWYIFSKNTGLQDQAVIYKTKAIDAAPEVLFDPNTLSADGTVALGEKSFSEDGRYMAYSIAAAGSDWQEWKIREVATNRDLPETLKWSKFSGAAWLKDGSGFYYSRYDAPKDGNLLQAVNKNQKLVFHKVGTPQDADLLVYERPDKPDWGFAADVTDDGRFLLLYQTEGTDNRNRIFVRDLKDPVGKIEPFLNDFDAAYTIVGNDGDMFYVLTNNGAPRYRLVFINRKKTAADAMTVIPEARGRDVLESVTMINDQFVTIWMTDAKNALRVYETDGSNPIDVTLPGIGSVPELRGRRKHREAFYAFTSFTYPITIYRYDLVKQTSSIFKKPSVDFDASRYQTDQVFYTSKDGTRVPMFITHAKRMTRNGRNPTELYGYGGFNISSMPTFSPATAAWLEMGGIYAVANLRGGGEYGQSWYDAGRLKFKQNVFDDFIAAAEYLIQEKYTSTPKLAIAGASNGGLLVGACLTQRPDLFGAALPAVGVMDMLRYHKFTIGWAWKSDYGDPDMKEGFEINIKYSPLHNIKPGTKYPATLVTTADHDDRVVPAHSFKFAATLQAAQAGTAPVLIRIETKAGHGAGKSTTKQKEERADMLGFLVRELKMSLPPTFAPAVAK, from the coding sequence ATGAACGCACGCGTCTTTGTCCTGCTCTTGCTTATGTCCGTGACGATCACCGCACAATCCGGAACCTACAAGTACCCCGACGCGAAGAAGGGAGCGCAGGCCGACAACTTCTTCGGCACGACGATCGCGGATCCCTACCGCTGGCTCGAGGATGCCGACGCGCCGGATACGCGGGCGTGGATCGAGGCGGAGAACAAAGTCACCTTCGGGTATCTCGACCAGATTCCGGAGCGCGCGCGCATCGAGGCGCGGCTCACGAAGCTCTGGGACTATGAGCGCTACAGCGCCCCGTCGCGCGAAGGCGACTGGTACATCTTCAGCAAGAACACAGGCCTCCAGGACCAGGCGGTCATCTACAAGACGAAAGCGATCGACGCGGCACCCGAGGTGCTGTTTGATCCGAACACGCTGTCGGCCGACGGCACCGTAGCGCTTGGCGAGAAGTCGTTTTCCGAAGACGGCCGGTACATGGCCTACTCGATCGCGGCGGCCGGGTCCGACTGGCAGGAGTGGAAGATCCGGGAGGTGGCCACCAACAGGGATTTGCCGGAGACGCTCAAGTGGTCGAAGTTCAGCGGAGCCGCCTGGCTGAAGGACGGATCCGGCTTTTACTACAGCCGGTACGACGCGCCGAAGGACGGCAACCTGCTTCAGGCGGTCAACAAGAACCAGAAACTCGTCTTCCACAAGGTCGGCACGCCGCAGGACGCCGACCTGCTGGTGTACGAGCGGCCCGACAAGCCCGACTGGGGTTTTGCCGCCGATGTCACCGATGACGGGCGATTCCTGCTGTTGTACCAGACCGAGGGCACCGACAACCGCAACAGGATCTTCGTGCGCGATCTGAAGGATCCCGTCGGCAAGATCGAGCCGTTTCTCAATGACTTCGACGCGGCCTACACCATCGTGGGCAATGACGGCGACATGTTCTACGTGCTCACCAACAACGGCGCACCGCGGTACCGGCTGGTGTTCATCAACCGGAAGAAGACGGCCGCCGACGCGATGACGGTGATCCCGGAGGCGCGCGGCCGGGACGTACTCGAGAGCGTCACGATGATCAACGACCAGTTCGTGACCATCTGGATGACCGACGCGAAAAACGCGCTGCGTGTCTACGAGACCGATGGGTCCAACCCGATCGACGTGACGCTGCCGGGGATCGGGTCGGTCCCGGAACTGCGCGGGCGTCGGAAGCACAGGGAAGCCTTCTACGCGTTCACCTCGTTTACGTATCCCATCACCATCTACCGCTACGACCTCGTGAAGCAGACCAGCAGCATCTTCAAGAAGCCAAGCGTGGATTTCGATGCCAGCCGGTACCAGACCGATCAGGTGTTCTACACGTCGAAAGACGGCACGCGTGTCCCGATGTTCATCACGCACGCGAAGCGGATGACGAGAAACGGCCGCAATCCGACGGAGCTGTATGGGTATGGCGGATTCAACATCTCCTCCATGCCGACCTTCTCGCCGGCCACCGCCGCGTGGCTCGAGATGGGCGGCATCTATGCCGTCGCGAACCTCCGTGGCGGCGGCGAGTACGGCCAGTCCTGGTACGATGCGGGCCGGTTGAAGTTCAAGCAGAACGTGTTCGACGATTTCATCGCGGCGGCCGAGTACCTGATCCAGGAAAAGTACACGTCCACGCCGAAACTCGCGATCGCCGGGGCCAGCAATGGCGGCCTGCTGGTGGGCGCGTGCCTGACGCAGCGGCCCGACCTGTTCGGCGCGGCGCTGCCGGCGGTCGGCGTGATGGATATGCTTCGCTACCACAAGTTCACCATTGGCTGGGCCTGGAAGTCCGACTACGGCGACCCCGACATGAAGGAAGGCTTCGAGATCAACATCAAGTACTCGCCGTTGCACAACATCAAGCCCGGCACGAAGTACCCCGCGACGCTCGTGACCACCGCTGATCACGATGACCGCGTCGTGCCGGCGCATAGCTTCAAGTTCGCGGCGACGCTCCAGGCCGCGCAGGCGGGGACCGCTCCCGTTCTGATCCGGATCGAGACGAAGGCCGGCCATGGGGCGGGCAAGTCCACGACCAAGCAGAAGGAAGAACGGGCCGACATGCTCGGGTTCCTGGTCAGGGAACTGAAGATGTCGCTGCCGCCGACGTTTGCGCCGGCGGTGGCGAAGTAG
- a CDS encoding metallophosphoesterase, with product MKTTILASTALCASLLLGSAHPPPPASDFEFVVIGDTRPRFLSENFRVFEGLIPKINALRPAFTINLGDLIYGYGPRPKAGQWDKYQQVIRQFAGPYHQLPGNHDTYSAYARRVYGQRFGKFYESFDYGDSHFVLLDNGEEGQWGEIGPVQLDWLKNDLRSTRATSIFVFMHFPTWEQDRVVPKYHVFWRDTLHPLFRQAKVKAVFGGHFHCYGPSREFDGIRYFITGGGGAELRPDYRDAGGEHHFVKVRVSGGRFEVRVMTDRGELQDVDADLMGGFLFAEQNTSRIGIVRGTQDLKQGVRFELQLANPYAEMLSGTAAWNFEPSQFEIVPRNRVIHVPGGGTIRLAFTFRALRDNMALDAMPWVKFDLSAGPHRHRFHRVLLFLQSLSAGFRVKPPVLDGDLADWAGAPTLRVGTGASAAVIRAANGPETLYLAIDVPVSDEPLSDDSAFSDALQVGFARRSGETDFGGETLRVGVEASDGNAQVGDRTPGRRFGAPLPGVKTAVRRDGSRRTFEMAIPTRLLGRADPGSTTSVVLSLSYPLPASATRPGDAAAEPSPNSLAYQVRYGGDVLVPVHFVELVLGRRR from the coding sequence ATGAAAACGACCATCCTCGCGTCAACAGCGCTGTGCGCCTCACTCCTTCTCGGCTCGGCCCACCCTCCGCCTCCGGCGTCCGACTTCGAGTTCGTCGTGATTGGCGACACCCGCCCGCGCTTCCTCAGCGAGAACTTCCGCGTGTTCGAGGGGCTCATCCCCAAGATCAACGCCTTGCGGCCCGCATTCACGATCAACTTGGGAGACTTGATTTACGGCTACGGGCCGCGTCCCAAGGCAGGGCAGTGGGACAAGTACCAGCAGGTGATCCGCCAGTTCGCGGGCCCCTACCACCAACTGCCTGGCAATCACGACACCTATTCCGCGTACGCTCGTCGCGTGTATGGGCAGCGATTTGGGAAGTTCTATGAGTCGTTCGACTATGGCGACAGCCACTTCGTGCTGCTGGACAACGGCGAGGAGGGCCAGTGGGGTGAGATCGGTCCGGTTCAGCTGGATTGGCTGAAGAACGATCTGCGATCCACGCGAGCGACGTCGATCTTCGTCTTCATGCACTTTCCGACGTGGGAGCAGGACCGCGTGGTGCCAAAGTACCACGTGTTCTGGCGGGACACCCTCCATCCACTGTTCCGCCAGGCGAAGGTCAAAGCGGTGTTCGGCGGCCACTTCCACTGCTATGGACCGTCGCGCGAGTTCGACGGTATCCGCTACTTCATTACCGGCGGCGGAGGTGCCGAGCTCCGGCCCGACTATCGCGATGCGGGTGGCGAACACCACTTCGTGAAAGTTCGCGTCTCGGGCGGTCGATTCGAGGTTCGGGTCATGACCGATCGCGGGGAGTTGCAGGACGTCGACGCCGATCTGATGGGCGGCTTCCTGTTCGCGGAGCAGAACACATCCCGGATTGGCATCGTGCGGGGCACACAGGATCTGAAGCAGGGCGTGCGATTTGAGCTCCAGCTTGCAAACCCCTACGCGGAGATGCTCTCGGGGACAGCGGCCTGGAACTTCGAGCCGAGCCAGTTCGAGATAGTGCCGCGCAACCGCGTGATCCACGTGCCTGGAGGAGGGACCATCAGGCTGGCATTCACGTTCAGAGCGCTGCGCGACAACATGGCGCTCGACGCGATGCCGTGGGTCAAATTCGATCTCTCTGCGGGGCCCCACCGGCACCGATTTCACCGGGTCCTGCTGTTCCTGCAATCGCTATCGGCCGGGTTTCGCGTGAAGCCTCCGGTACTCGATGGAGATCTGGCTGACTGGGCCGGGGCGCCAACACTCCGGGTCGGCACCGGGGCATCGGCTGCAGTGATCCGCGCGGCCAACGGTCCAGAGACCCTTTACCTGGCGATTGACGTACCCGTTAGCGATGAGCCCCTGAGTGACGACTCCGCCTTCAGCGACGCGCTGCAGGTCGGGTTCGCGCGCCGCTCGGGAGAGACCGACTTCGGAGGCGAAACGCTCCGCGTTGGGGTTGAGGCTTCGGACGGCAACGCGCAGGTTGGCGACCGTACGCCTGGACGCCGGTTCGGGGCGCCGCTGCCCGGCGTGAAGACTGCGGTCAGGCGCGATGGCAGCCGGAGGACCTTTGAGATGGCCATTCCCACCAGGCTGCTGGGGCGCGCAGATCCTGGCAGCACGACGAGCGTGGTGCTGAGCCTCTCCTACCCGTTGCCGGCGAGCGCGACCAGGCCAGGGGACGCAGCAGCCGAGCCAAGTCCGAATTCCCTCGCCTACCAGGTTCGCTACGGTGGCGACGTGCTCGTCCCGGTCCATTTCGTCGAGTTGGTCCTCGGCCGGAGGCGCTGA
- a CDS encoding alpha/beta hydrolase-fold protein, which translates to MKRLALAAVLLQLLAAPAFAGAPPAKGLRVRISFPASAHAAPITGRVYVALNRADAPTTGRGGGGGPIQQAGSTGAPLVGLNVENLKPGAIAEIDATVFGHPVASLNDVPKGEYLAQAFVNVYTKFDRADGHTVWLHMDQWEGQNWRRSPGNLFSAPKRVVIDPQATDPKSLVIDLVCDQVIAPIPDLPDTDYVKRLKFKSQILSKWWGQPIYVGATVLLPKDYDRHPEVKFPVNYSQGHFSTRAPGGFGTGGAFDKLWLAEDTPRFLYVTFQHPTPYYDDSYAVNSKNNGPYGDAIMSELIKAVEERFRVIREPWARNLSGGSTGGWEALALQVFHPDFFGGTWASCPDSVDFRYHQIVNIYNDDNAYFLERPWTRIERPNTRSPDGNISSMMKDENWFELVAGDRSRSGGQWDIWEATYSPAGADGYPKRIWDKKTGKIDKQVAAYWKEHFDLRAILERDWKTLGPKLVGKIHIYVGDDDSYYLDDAVELMEKLLESTRTPYYAGSVTYKRGAPHCYSPGAKELLDAMTQHIERTGPAGADITSWRYK; encoded by the coding sequence ATGAAACGTCTTGCGTTGGCAGCAGTACTCCTGCAGTTGCTCGCCGCTCCCGCGTTCGCCGGCGCACCGCCCGCCAAGGGGCTGCGCGTGCGCATCTCGTTTCCCGCGTCCGCGCACGCCGCGCCGATCACGGGACGCGTGTATGTCGCGCTGAACCGGGCCGACGCCCCGACAACCGGCCGCGGCGGGGGCGGCGGGCCCATCCAGCAGGCCGGCTCCACCGGCGCGCCGCTCGTTGGCCTGAACGTCGAGAATCTGAAGCCCGGCGCCATCGCCGAGATCGACGCCACCGTCTTCGGCCACCCGGTCGCCAGCCTCAACGACGTCCCGAAGGGCGAGTACCTGGCGCAGGCGTTCGTCAACGTCTACACGAAGTTCGACCGAGCCGACGGCCACACCGTGTGGCTCCACATGGACCAGTGGGAAGGGCAGAACTGGCGGCGGTCGCCCGGGAACCTCTTCTCCGCGCCGAAGCGGGTCGTCATCGACCCCCAGGCGACGGATCCGAAATCGCTCGTGATCGATCTGGTCTGCGACCAGGTGATTGCCCCGATTCCGGACCTGCCGGACACCGACTACGTGAAGCGCCTGAAGTTCAAGAGCCAGATCCTGTCGAAGTGGTGGGGGCAGCCGATCTACGTGGGCGCCACCGTGCTCTTGCCGAAGGACTATGACAGACACCCGGAGGTGAAGTTTCCCGTGAACTACTCGCAGGGGCATTTCTCCACCCGGGCACCGGGCGGTTTCGGCACTGGCGGCGCGTTCGACAAGCTGTGGCTGGCGGAGGACACGCCGCGGTTCCTCTACGTCACGTTCCAGCATCCCACGCCGTACTACGACGACTCCTACGCCGTGAATTCGAAGAACAACGGGCCGTACGGCGACGCGATCATGAGCGAATTGATCAAGGCCGTCGAGGAGCGGTTCCGCGTGATCCGCGAGCCGTGGGCCCGCAACCTCTCCGGCGGATCGACAGGCGGCTGGGAGGCGCTGGCCTTGCAGGTGTTCCACCCCGATTTCTTCGGCGGCACGTGGGCCAGTTGCCCCGATTCGGTGGACTTCCGCTACCACCAGATCGTCAACATCTACAACGACGACAACGCGTACTTCCTGGAGCGGCCGTGGACCAGGATCGAGCGGCCTAACACGCGGTCGCCCGACGGCAACATCTCGTCGATGATGAAGGACGAGAACTGGTTCGAGCTGGTCGCGGGCGATCGCTCGCGCTCAGGGGGCCAGTGGGACATCTGGGAGGCGACCTACAGCCCTGCCGGCGCCGACGGCTATCCGAAGCGGATCTGGGACAAGAAGACAGGGAAGATTGACAAGCAAGTCGCGGCCTACTGGAAGGAGCACTTCGACTTGCGAGCCATCCTCGAGCGCGACTGGAAAACGCTCGGGCCGAAGTTGGTGGGCAAGATCCACATCTACGTCGGCGATGACGACTCGTACTACCTGGACGACGCGGTAGAACTGATGGAGAAGTTGCTGGAGTCCACCCGGACGCCCTACTACGCGGGAAGCGTCACCTACAAGCGCGGCGCGCCTCACTGTTACAGCCCCGGGGCGAAGGAGTTGCTCGACGCGATGACGCAGCATATCGAGCGCACGGGCCCGGCGGGCGCGGACATCACGAGCTGGAGATACAAGTAG
- a CDS encoding thioredoxin domain-containing protein: MVWCGRLAVTHVLAIALALAATTCGGNPARSTGLGPSATSLLPSVAVMLADKVMGSPAAGVTMIEYSSLTCHYCASFHLETLPQIKAAYIDTGKVQLVYRDYPWDNAAMSAAMVARCSGDRYFTVLDLLFQAQATWAGSANPTSAIKTVVAQAGMTGAEIDECLGLTDLRNGITNMKTAGLQQYAVTGTPTFIIGSQTIVGAQPFAIFDAVLKSLTQ; this comes from the coding sequence ATGGTGTGGTGTGGCCGGCTCGCCGTGACTCACGTGCTCGCGATCGCGCTCGCTTTGGCCGCGACGACCTGCGGGGGCAACCCGGCCCGCTCCACCGGGCTCGGGCCCAGTGCGACGTCCCTCCTCCCGTCCGTGGCCGTCATGCTCGCCGACAAGGTGATGGGCAGTCCCGCTGCGGGGGTGACGATGATCGAGTATTCGTCGCTGACCTGTCACTACTGCGCGTCGTTCCACCTGGAGACACTGCCACAGATCAAGGCAGCCTACATCGACACCGGCAAGGTGCAGTTGGTCTACCGCGACTACCCGTGGGACAACGCTGCGATGTCGGCGGCCATGGTGGCCCGATGCTCCGGCGATCGCTACTTCACCGTGCTCGACCTGTTGTTCCAGGCGCAAGCCACCTGGGCGGGCAGCGCGAATCCCACCAGCGCGATCAAGACCGTGGTCGCCCAGGCGGGGATGACCGGCGCGGAGATTGACGAGTGTCTGGGTCTCACCGATCTGCGCAACGGCATCACCAACATGAAGACAGCCGGACTGCAGCAGTACGCCGTCACCGGCACGCCGACCTTCATCATCGGGTCGCAGACCATCGTGGGAGCGCAGCCGTTCGCCATCTTCGACGCCGTGTTGAAGTCCCTCACGCAGTAG
- a CDS encoding type II toxin-antitoxin system RelE/ParE family toxin: MGVQPRQLLLPRWPSGRSTGLPDRCYFRCRRTRSASFPAGDYRCTGRDARSRPSARSTSRTNCARYPSGSGPRWRATTYPFPLCSHAWQQWITRNRCSTAADAAVDRVFSAIEVLERHPQMGRSGRVPRTRELVITGTPFVVAYREGRHRDSGRPARRPPMAGALRIGRREDDDRRHERPPRADRLPAVNTTAVLRR, from the coding sequence TTGGGTGTACAGCCGCGGCAGCTTCTGCTGCCGCGATGGCCGTCGGGTCGATCAACCGGTCTGCCTGACCGTTGCTACTTCCGGTGTCGCAGGACGCGCAGCGCATCCTTTCCCGCGGGTGACTACCGCTGCACGGGCCGGGATGCACGCTCCAGGCCTTCGGCGAGATCGACCAGCCGGACAAACTGCGCGCGGTATCCGTCCGGGTCCGGTCCGCGATGGCGCGCGACGACGTACCCGTTTCCACTCTGCAGTCACGCGTGGCAACAGTGGATCACGCGGAACCGCTGCTCGACGGCGGCTGACGCCGCCGTCGACCGGGTCTTTTCGGCCATCGAGGTGCTGGAACGCCACCCGCAGATGGGCCGTAGCGGTCGCGTGCCTCGCACACGAGAGCTCGTCATCACTGGCACGCCGTTTGTCGTGGCTTATCGTGAAGGACGGCATCGAGATTCTGGCCGTCCTGCACGGCGCCCGCCGATGGCCGGAGCGCTTCGAATAGGGCGACGCGAAGATGACGATAGGAGGCATGAGCGACCTCCCAGGGCGGACCGCCTCCCGGCGGTGAACACAACGGCCGTTCTCAGGCGTTGA
- a CDS encoding PEP-utilizing enzyme, with amino-acid sequence MKAGGILVAPMTAPAWTPLLAMASGVVTDVGNLLSHTSIVAREYGIPAVIGTGIATRRIANGQIVTVDGDLGIVTLGEPAPEP; translated from the coding sequence ATGAAAGCCGGCGGGATCCTGGTCGCGCCAATGACGGCTCCGGCTTGGACTCCCCTCCTTGCCATGGCCAGTGGTGTCGTGACCGACGTGGGCAACCTGCTCTCTCACACGTCCATCGTCGCCAGGGAGTACGGGATTCCCGCGGTCATCGGAACCGGCATCGCCACCCGCCGAATCGCCAATGGCCAGATCGTGACCGTCGATGGTGACCTCGGAATCGTCACGCTCGGTGAACCGGCGCCCGAGCCTTAG
- a CDS encoding carboxypeptidase regulatory-like domain-containing protein — protein MKHWRLPPLIVLLAILVVPAADAAALCVNLGTPCRQYAAVPVIFQGVVERITPIDEYPDRYFGSMLAQLVHVRVERTWKGLKNVTAVDIVTLGGPGRWVEDQFPFEINQRYVIWAEPSETGATLRTSACLRTRPLKDAAEDIAFLESLSQPASGGFVYGVVWFTERGLSPSFKPEALKDATMVVEGMGTRRETKTDASGHYRFTGLPPGSYDVSVVLQGHLAATRVDYADAHAPVHETPVRSAVVIDGPRDCAEANFSTQSNGRISGFASVEGGRPVGGVVVLAALVDEVRRADAARERSRPSYLFSGKAVTGADGSFEFTNLPPGRYVVGVSLDHNVASDHPYPRMFYPGVAALEDAAVVELQRGEQVQIGNLTLPAPLTQTIVQGSVVGMDGQPAVGTQVVAVNNWGASAGSMFTKEDGRFRLTLYSSHAYRLRATLRDKQGAIVSETTLQLDAPEGAGEPLRLVLKPPVAK, from the coding sequence ATGAAACACTGGCGTCTTCCGCCACTGATCGTCCTGCTGGCCATCCTCGTCGTGCCCGCCGCCGATGCCGCCGCTCTCTGCGTAAATCTCGGCACACCATGCCGCCAATACGCCGCTGTGCCGGTGATCTTCCAGGGAGTCGTGGAACGCATCACGCCGATTGACGAGTATCCGGATCGGTATTTTGGTTCGATGCTGGCGCAATTGGTCCACGTCCGCGTGGAACGCACCTGGAAGGGACTGAAAAACGTCACCGCCGTCGACATAGTGACGCTTGGGGGTCCCGGCCGGTGGGTCGAGGACCAGTTCCCCTTCGAGATCAACCAGCGGTACGTGATATGGGCGGAACCGTCGGAAACCGGTGCCACGCTGCGTACAAGCGCGTGTTTGCGGACGCGACCACTCAAAGACGCCGCCGAAGACATCGCCTTCCTCGAGAGTCTCTCGCAACCGGCATCAGGGGGATTCGTCTACGGCGTGGTGTGGTTCACCGAGCGAGGCCTCTCCCCGTCGTTCAAGCCAGAAGCACTCAAGGACGCCACCATGGTGGTCGAAGGCATGGGGACCCGCCGAGAGACGAAAACCGATGCCAGCGGGCATTATCGTTTCACCGGACTCCCACCCGGAAGCTACGACGTCAGCGTCGTCCTGCAAGGACATCTGGCTGCGACGCGCGTCGACTACGCCGACGCTCATGCACCCGTTCACGAAACGCCGGTCCGGTCGGCGGTGGTCATCGACGGTCCGCGCGATTGCGCGGAAGCGAATTTCTCGACTCAATCGAACGGCCGCATCTCCGGCTTCGCCAGCGTCGAGGGCGGACGCCCGGTCGGCGGCGTCGTCGTACTGGCAGCCCTTGTTGACGAGGTCCGGCGTGCAGACGCGGCACGAGAACGGAGCAGGCCGTCCTACCTCTTCTCCGGAAAAGCCGTCACCGGCGCGGACGGGTCGTTCGAGTTCACGAACCTGCCGCCGGGCCGGTACGTGGTGGGCGTCAGCCTCGATCATAATGTCGCTTCGGACCATCCGTATCCGCGGATGTTCTATCCAGGCGTCGCGGCGCTCGAAGACGCAGCGGTGGTTGAGCTTCAACGCGGAGAGCAAGTCCAGATCGGCAACCTCACGCTGCCCGCGCCCTTGACCCAGACGATCGTGCAAGGCAGTGTCGTTGGGATGGACGGGCAACCGGCCGTCGGCACCCAGGTCGTGGCGGTCAACAACTGGGGGGCGTCCGCCGGAAGCATGTTCACCAAGGAAGACGGCCGCTTCCGCCTGACGCTGTACAGCAGCCACGCGTACCGCCTACGCGCCACGCTGCGCGACAAGCAGGGGGCCATCGTGTCGGAGACGACGCTCCAACTCGATGCGCCAGAAGGCGCCGGCGAACCGCTCCGGCTGGTACTGAAGCCACCCGTGGCCAAGTGA
- a CDS encoding DUF4160 domain-containing protein, whose translation MPVISMFYGIIVSMYFADNRRHKVAHIHVKYQEHEVVLTLPEGEILEGSIPANRLKLVLAWIEIHRDELIADWELAASGQQPYKIEPLR comes from the coding sequence ATGCCAGTGATCTCAATGTTCTACGGCATCATCGTCTCCATGTACTTCGCTGACAACAGGCGACACAAGGTCGCACACATTCATGTGAAGTACCAGGAACACGAAGTCGTCTTGACCCTGCCAGAAGGCGAGATTCTCGAAGGTTCGATCCCGGCCAATAGGCTCAAGCTCGTGCTGGCGTGGATTGAGATTCACCGTGACGAACTCATCGCGGACTGGGAACTCGCCGCGAGTGGCCAGCAGCCGTACAAGATTGAGCCACTGAGGTAG
- a CDS encoding DUF2442 domain-containing protein produces MNPRVTSVVPESSYRLRLHFTNGEVGIYDCSPLLDFGVFKELRDPAYFRQVVAAGGTVVWPHDQDICPDTLYEDSHRGRPCPSESHPHDIAALDR; encoded by the coding sequence ATGAATCCACGAGTGACATCGGTTGTTCCAGAGAGCAGTTATCGACTGCGACTTCATTTCACCAACGGTGAAGTGGGGATCTACGATTGCTCTCCCCTGCTTGACTTCGGGGTGTTCAAGGAATTGCGTGATCCCGCGTACTTCCGTCAGGTCGTAGCGGCAGGCGGAACCGTCGTCTGGCCCCACGATCAGGACATTTGCCCGGACACCCTATATGAGGATTCGCACCGCGGGAGACCCTGTCCCAGCGAGTCCCATCCACATGACATCGCCGCTCTCGACCGGTGA
- a CDS encoding ATP-binding protein, translating into MTSDNLKHVLRQFVARPLPECRARDLVLPIGSRKVIGLAGVRRSGKTFLFFHTIQRLLAQGVGRHRLIYLNFEDDRLQPLGAEDLDLVLRCHREIFPETIGQRCYLFLDEVQSAPGWERWVRRVHDTEDVEVFVTGSSSQLLTRDLSTALRGRSVTLEVFPLSFAEVLDFRGIVWQKSHPDSESVVRGALEQYLRWGGFPEVVLADEAMRPLILGEYASLMLYRDVVERYGVRNETLMRELLRFAFRNTASLVNVSKLHRDFASLGFSVSKNTLHEYLGYLEDSYLLFLLPRQERSLRKQAHNPKKLHVIDPGLVAAFQGNPDRDVGHKLETTVFLQLRRQRRTLYYFANGGEVDLCDEDGKSFWNTCWSLSDPDTVGRERRSIVLGKSRATRAKGVLLYHELSPALKSAIPEARPAWRWLLEQSRRGFRR; encoded by the coding sequence GTGACTAGTGACAATTTGAAGCACGTGCTCAGGCAGTTCGTCGCCCGGCCGCTGCCCGAGTGCCGGGCGCGGGATCTGGTGTTGCCCATCGGATCGCGAAAAGTGATCGGCCTCGCCGGGGTGCGGCGCTCCGGCAAGACGTTCCTGTTCTTCCATACGATCCAGCGGCTGCTGGCGCAAGGCGTCGGGCGGCACCGGCTCATCTACCTGAACTTCGAGGATGACCGCCTCCAGCCCCTGGGAGCCGAGGACCTCGATCTGGTTCTGCGTTGCCATCGCGAGATCTTCCCCGAAACCATCGGCCAGCGGTGCTACCTCTTCCTGGACGAAGTACAGAGTGCACCCGGATGGGAACGATGGGTCCGCCGCGTGCACGACACCGAGGATGTCGAGGTGTTCGTGACCGGATCATCCTCGCAGTTGCTCACTCGCGACCTCTCCACAGCGTTGCGGGGCCGGAGCGTCACGCTGGAAGTGTTCCCGCTGAGCTTTGCCGAGGTTCTGGACTTCCGGGGCATCGTCTGGCAGAAGTCGCATCCGGACAGCGAAAGCGTGGTGCGTGGCGCTCTCGAGCAGTACTTGAGGTGGGGCGGTTTCCCGGAGGTGGTGTTGGCAGACGAGGCCATGCGTCCGTTGATCCTCGGTGAATACGCGTCGCTGATGCTCTACCGCGACGTGGTCGAGCGCTACGGTGTGCGCAACGAGACGCTGATGCGCGAGTTGCTGCGCTTCGCGTTTCGGAACACGGCCTCGCTGGTCAACGTGAGCAAACTCCACCGCGACTTCGCCTCGCTGGGATTCAGCGTGTCGAAGAACACCCTGCACGAATATCTGGGCTACCTGGAGGACAGTTACCTCCTGTTCCTGCTGCCTAGACAGGAACGGTCGTTGCGAAAGCAGGCGCACAATCCCAAGAAGCTCCACGTGATCGACCCGGGCCTGGTCGCGGCGTTCCAGGGGAATCCGGACCGGGACGTTGGTCACAAGCTGGAAACAACTGTCTTTCTCCAGTTGCGGCGCCAACGACGCACCCTCTACTACTTCGCGAATGGTGGCGAGGTGGATCTGTGCGACGAAGACGGCAAGTCGTTCTGGAACACCTGCTGGAGCTTGTCCGACCCCGACACGGTCGGACGAGAGCGGCGATCGATCGTGCTGGGAAAGTCACGCGCCACGCGCGCGAAAGGCGTCTTGCTCTATCACGAGTTGTCGCCCGCTCTGAAGTCCGCGATACCCGAGGCCCGGCCCGCGTGGCGCTGGTTGCTCGAACAGAGCCGACGAGGATTCAGGCGATGA